From Candidatus Neomarinimicrobiota bacterium, the proteins below share one genomic window:
- a CDS encoding phosphatidate cytidylyltransferase, which yields MMKTETDRKVLHVLSGVIPFGVYFMPEWFGFTSRQMTLLALGGFSIPFICLDVGRRWIPFFQKTFKWLAGHSMRESEEMGFQLTGATWQFISFWLVLWYFKPDYAVPACLLLSISDAAAALIGKRWGKIRWIYNHTLMGTGAFILTGVLIFIIGYPHLVLWKVFAVVVLTSICEALLHRVNDNFSIPLISAILLALFQA from the coding sequence ATGATGAAAACAGAAACAGACCGTAAAGTCCTTCATGTCCTTTCGGGTGTTATTCCCTTTGGAGTATATTTTATGCCGGAATGGTTCGGTTTTACCTCCCGGCAGATGACACTTCTTGCATTAGGGGGATTTTCCATTCCCTTTATCTGTCTGGATGTGGGAAGACGCTGGATTCCATTTTTTCAGAAAACTTTCAAATGGCTGGCGGGACACTCCATGCGGGAGTCTGAAGAGATGGGTTTTCAACTTACCGGTGCCACCTGGCAGTTTATCTCATTCTGGCTGGTTCTGTGGTATTTTAAACCCGATTATGCCGTTCCCGCCTGTCTGCTCCTCTCCATCAGTGATGCGGCCGCTGCCCTGATTGGAAAACGCTGGGGAAAAATCAGGTGGATTTACAATCATACCCTCATGGGTACCGGTGCATTTATCCTGACCGGTGTACTGATTTTTATCATTGGCTATCCCCATCTGGTGCTCTGGAAAGTGTTTGCTGTAGTCGTACTGACGTCCATTTGTGAAGCCCTTTTGCACCGGGTGAATGACAATTTCTCCATACCGCTCATCTCTGCCATTCTCCTGGCTCTGTTCCAGGCGTAA
- a CDS encoding YitT family protein, with protein MTEKELILRKSIQDYVMILVGSLLMAVAFMLFLIPNKVNAGGVSGIATILYHTFHIPAGLTMLVTNIPLFLMGLYFFGKKFGLKTVTGIVASSAFSDLIDKGLGWGALTDNKLLATVYGGLILGVGLGIIFRGRGTTGGSDIVARMINKFTHISLGWSFMIVDTGIIILTGLIFQDVELVLFCLISLAISSKVVDVMVEGLMSEKAIMIISDAWTDIARRIMQEVHRGVTGLDSHGMYTDKERRTLYTVVATRQVEEIRRIVRQIDPNAFMIISNVAILQGEGFRDRTILNE; from the coding sequence ATGACGGAAAAAGAATTGATTTTACGTAAGAGCATCCAGGACTATGTGATGATCCTTGTGGGATCTTTACTCATGGCCGTGGCTTTTATGCTCTTCCTTATCCCCAATAAGGTCAATGCCGGAGGCGTTTCGGGAATTGCAACCATCCTCTATCATACGTTTCATATTCCGGCCGGCCTGACTATGCTGGTGACCAATATTCCCCTCTTTCTGATGGGCCTCTATTTTTTCGGGAAAAAGTTTGGTTTAAAAACCGTGACAGGCATTGTGGCATCCTCCGCCTTTTCCGATTTGATTGATAAAGGACTGGGCTGGGGCGCCCTGACAGACAATAAACTGCTGGCCACCGTCTATGGCGGACTCATATTGGGGGTGGGCCTGGGGATTATCTTCCGGGGCCGGGGAACGACCGGCGGCAGCGATATTGTCGCCCGCATGATCAATAAATTTACCCATATCAGCCTGGGCTGGTCTTTCATGATCGTGGATACAGGCATTATCATCCTGACCGGACTGATTTTTCAGGATGTGGAACTGGTCCTCTTCTGTCTGATCTCTCTGGCCATCAGCTCAAAAGTTGTGGATGTGATGGTGGAAGGACTCATGTCCGAAAAGGCCATCATGATTATCAGCGATGCCTGGACTGATATCGCCCGGCGCATCATGCAGGAGGTCCACCGGGGGGTGACGGGACTCGATTCCCATGGCATGTATACGGATAAGGAACGAAGAACCCTCTACACCGTGGTGGCTACCCGGCAGGTGGAAGAAATCCGGCGCATTGTCCGGCAAATCGACCCCAATGCCTTTATGATTATTTCAAATGTGGCGATTCTCCAGGGCGAAGGATTCAGAGACAGAACCATTTTGAATGAGTAA
- a CDS encoding hemolysin III family protein, which translates to MKQSTRKFLMDYSIPEEIANAITHGIGVLLSIAALVILIVKAVREGTAWHVTSYTIFGVSMVLLYLMSTLYHSLPWAGARNVFARLDHATIFVLIAGTYTPYTLTVLRGPWGWVIFGLVWGIAILGVVLKAIYLDKYHTASTWIYLAMGWIILIAGPNLFRLLPHKSLVYLIIGGILYSVGFIFYRMKRVAWTHPIWHLFVMAGTLFHFFSVLYLTS; encoded by the coding sequence ATGAAACAATCCACCCGCAAATTCCTTATGGATTATTCCATCCCCGAAGAGATTGCCAACGCCATTACCCACGGTATCGGTGTCCTGTTAAGCATTGCTGCACTGGTGATTCTGATTGTGAAAGCAGTCCGGGAAGGGACAGCCTGGCATGTGACCAGCTATACGATCTTCGGCGTCAGTATGGTCTTGCTTTACCTTATGTCCACCCTCTACCACAGTCTGCCCTGGGCCGGTGCCCGAAACGTCTTCGCCCGCCTGGATCATGCCACTATTTTCGTCCTCATCGCCGGGACCTATACCCCCTATACCCTGACGGTCCTCCGGGGGCCCTGGGGATGGGTGATTTTCGGACTGGTTTGGGGAATTGCCATTTTGGGCGTGGTCCTGAAAGCCATCTACCTGGATAAATACCATACGGCATCCACCTGGATCTACCTGGCCATGGGATGGATTATCCTGATTGCCGGTCCCAACCTTTTTCGCCTCCTTCCCCATAAAAGCCTGGTTTACCTGATCATCGGAGGAATCCTCTACTCTGTGGGCTTTATTTTCTATCGCATGAAACGTGTCGCCTGGACTCATCCCATCTGGCACCTGTTCGTCATGGCCGGGACCCTTTTCCATTTTTTCTCGGTCCTTTATCTGACATCCTGA
- a CDS encoding PASTA domain-containing protein, with the protein MGFIKRIILFFMVLGLVSFAAYLIFDYIMMPFIVSRRDTRILLDVRYMPWDRAASLLRREGFIPMRGESKPSSDLEPFTVLDQRPRPGSKVRLGRRVYLDISTVEKEIPFPNLVGKTLRGAEIILREYQMELDTVLWDYSNSPQGVVYDQSVDPGIYVTRGTPVVLYASLGLKSWTVPDVVGMSQFAAIRKIESAGLDVSDVRFVERDDLLAFTVLSQSVEGGTVLKEPRGIVLTVSQLPEEKHNR; encoded by the coding sequence ATGGGATTCATTAAACGAATCATTCTCTTTTTTATGGTATTGGGGCTTGTAAGCTTTGCAGCATATCTGATTTTTGATTATATCATGATGCCTTTCATTGTAAGCCGCCGGGATACACGCATCCTGCTGGATGTCCGCTATATGCCCTGGGACCGTGCCGCCTCACTGCTCCGACGGGAAGGTTTTATCCCCATGCGGGGGGAATCCAAACCCAGTAGCGATCTGGAACCTTTTACCGTCCTGGATCAGCGTCCAAGGCCAGGGTCCAAAGTCCGCCTGGGTAGACGGGTCTACCTGGATATTTCCACCGTCGAAAAAGAGATTCCCTTTCCGAACCTCGTGGGTAAAACCCTCCGGGGTGCCGAAATTATCCTCCGGGAATATCAGATGGAACTGGATACGGTGCTTTGGGATTATTCCAACAGTCCCCAGGGAGTCGTCTATGATCAGTCTGTGGATCCAGGCATCTACGTGACACGGGGAACCCCGGTAGTCCTGTATGCCAGTTTGGGACTCAAATCCTGGACGGTCCCCGATGTGGTGGGTATGAGTCAGTTTGCCGCCATACGAAAAATTGAAAGTGCCGGACTGGATGTGAGTGATGTCCGTTTTGTGGAGCGGGATGATCTACTGGCTTTCACCGTCTTGTCCCAGTCTGTCGAAGGAGGAACGGTGCTTAAGGAACCCCGGGGTATCGTGCTCACGGTGAGTCAACTTCCTGAAGAAAAACACAACCGGTAA
- a CDS encoding PQQ-binding-like beta-propeller repeat protein, which translates to MKRILLLLILITTCIFAGDTLRFAWMSDTHTSGESGQRDLARAVRDINSRADLDFVIISGDLTDYDFPGHIARAKELLDSLNLNYLAIPGNHEYKWTYSGGEEYLRVFGYDRFNKKIDDVRFIGFHQGPLLRMGDGFVAPKDVQWLREQIKAAPEDEKIIVITHYPIDKSVRNYRDILKILRTRNVQAILHGHHHHNAVANYGGIPGILGRSTLARNDAGGYNIVTLTEDSLIVQEKVTGGELKAPWHSMALRDERKSDYEPIEPADYSVNEKYPQVEPLWMTELHSLIAGGPAVTYSRVIVGLNNGDVVALKRRNGKELWRFHTNGPVLGTPVIEGSVVIVASADSCVYGIHLRKGKSLWKVKGDMPFVSSAAVRDGNAYIGGSDGKIRCINISEGTVNWTCDRVEQYIEATPAVTREHVIVGAWDRHLYALDRFTGRLDWKWAGPMAGVLYSPAVCQPVVSNGVVFIVAPDRVMTALDEKTGEVIWRTAEHMVRESIGISEDKTRVYARTMQDSVVCMDATAREPVTLWKTFGGFGYDIGMAPPVEKDGVLFYPTQRGEVHAMDPLTGKILWKHRLSTALVNPVFPRTDDDLVVTTMDGKVARVIVK; encoded by the coding sequence ATGAAACGTATTCTTCTGTTACTGATTCTCATCACAACATGTATCTTTGCCGGAGATACCCTCCGCTTTGCCTGGATGTCGGACACACATACCAGCGGGGAATCCGGACAACGGGATCTTGCCCGGGCGGTCCGCGATATCAACAGCCGGGCCGACCTGGATTTTGTCATCATTTCCGGCGATCTGACCGATTATGATTTTCCAGGCCACATTGCCCGGGCGAAAGAACTCCTGGACAGTCTGAATCTCAACTACCTGGCGATTCCCGGTAACCACGAATACAAGTGGACCTACAGCGGAGGAGAGGAATATCTCCGGGTCTTCGGATACGACCGCTTCAACAAGAAAATCGATGACGTCCGCTTTATAGGATTTCACCAGGGTCCCCTCCTCCGTATGGGGGATGGTTTTGTGGCCCCTAAAGATGTGCAATGGCTCCGGGAACAGATCAAAGCTGCCCCGGAAGATGAAAAAATCATCGTGATCACCCACTATCCCATAGATAAATCAGTCCGGAATTACCGGGACATCCTGAAAATCCTCCGGACCCGAAATGTCCAGGCCATCCTCCATGGGCATCATCATCACAATGCCGTGGCAAATTACGGTGGCATTCCGGGAATCCTGGGCAGGTCTACCCTGGCACGGAATGATGCGGGAGGATACAACATTGTCACCCTCACAGAGGATTCCCTCATCGTACAGGAAAAGGTCACCGGTGGTGAATTGAAAGCACCCTGGCATTCCATGGCACTCCGGGATGAACGAAAAAGCGATTATGAACCCATAGAACCGGCAGATTATTCCGTCAATGAAAAATATCCCCAGGTGGAACCACTGTGGATGACTGAATTGCACTCCCTCATTGCCGGCGGACCGGCGGTTACCTACTCCCGGGTGATTGTTGGACTCAATAACGGGGATGTGGTGGCACTGAAACGGCGGAATGGGAAGGAGTTGTGGCGTTTCCATACGAACGGGCCTGTTTTGGGGACACCTGTCATTGAAGGCAGCGTGGTAATTGTGGCATCTGCCGACTCCTGCGTGTATGGTATCCACCTGAGAAAAGGTAAATCCTTGTGGAAAGTAAAAGGGGATATGCCCTTTGTCTCCTCTGCCGCTGTCAGGGATGGGAATGCCTATATCGGTGGCAGTGACGGGAAAATTCGTTGCATCAATATTTCAGAGGGGACGGTAAACTGGACCTGCGACAGGGTGGAACAATATATTGAAGCCACACCGGCGGTTACCCGGGAGCATGTGATTGTCGGCGCCTGGGACCGCCATCTGTATGCTCTGGACCGTTTTACAGGCAGGCTGGACTGGAAATGGGCAGGTCCCATGGCCGGCGTTCTCTATTCGCCTGCCGTATGCCAGCCGGTTGTTTCCAACGGAGTGGTCTTTATTGTGGCACCGGACCGGGTGATGACGGCTCTGGATGAAAAAACCGGGGAAGTCATCTGGCGGACCGCTGAGCATATGGTGCGGGAAAGTATCGGGATCTCGGAAGACAAAACCCGGGTCTATGCCCGGACCATGCAGGATTCGGTGGTGTGCATGGATGCCACGGCCAGGGAACCGGTCACCCTGTGGAAAACCTTTGGTGGATTCGGCTATGATATCGGCATGGCGCCGCCGGTTGAAAAAGACGGTGTGCTTTTTTATCCCACCCAGCGGGGAGAGGTACATGCCATGGATCCCCTGACGGGAAAAATCCTCTGGAAACACCGTCTCAGTACGGCTTTGGTGAATCCTGTCTTTCCCCGGACTGACGACGATCTGGTCGTGACCACCATGGATGGCAAAGTTGCCAGAGTGATTGTGAAATGA
- the tnpA gene encoding IS200/IS605 family transposase, with amino-acid sequence MTGKTYKSILYHVVFRTKYNCQFITEERKNIIYDFILSICKKNGYYLHCIGGIENHVHLLIYISPQTSVAKAIGNIKGATSYFYNSRYGFDEKLKWQRGYGVFTVSPENYQKIYNYINKQFEHHKYKKTIKQYETYDNINNIASYEKDAKAP; translated from the coding sequence ATGACAGGGAAAACATACAAATCAATTTTATATCATGTTGTGTTTAGAACAAAATATAATTGTCAATTTATCACAGAAGAGCGGAAAAACATTATTTATGATTTTATTCTGAGTATATGTAAAAAAAATGGTTACTATTTACATTGTATTGGAGGAATAGAAAATCACGTACATTTATTGATATATATTTCTCCACAAACTAGTGTTGCAAAAGCCATAGGAAATATAAAGGGTGCTACATCTTATTTTTATAACAGCCGATACGGATTTGATGAAAAATTAAAATGGCAGAGAGGATATGGGGTTTTTACTGTATCACCAGAGAATTACCAAAAAATATATAATTACATAAATAAGCAATTTGAACATCATAAGTATAAAAAAACGATCAAGCAATATGAAACTTACGACAATATAAACAACATTGCTTCGTATGAAAAGGACGCTAAAGCGCCCTGA